In Corynebacterium endometrii, one DNA window encodes the following:
- a CDS encoding inositol monophosphatase family protein has translation MERMNSEPSLTEMIDAVTKTFIVAHADDTDAHLAQALVYNAGRLAWRLREQGITTEAKTSVSDVVTDADRAAEQFVSGVLEAVRPEDGIVGEEGAARHSESGRIWHIDPVDGTYNFASGSDYFCSALSLSDAEGVIMGAVHRPAMGYTWFGGRDFPTSRDGKEVTPLADSPASRSSLATYLHPTSMAIPEIREAWQHVAENFATLRMLGAGSIDLASVADGTWGAWVQHSVADWDWLPGKALVEAAGGKAIKVEAGGVEWCVAGNKQVVAEIEELFRG, from the coding sequence ATGGAACGCATGAATTCAGAACCGTCCTTGACTGAGATGATTGACGCGGTCACCAAGACCTTCATCGTGGCCCATGCCGATGATACTGACGCCCACTTGGCGCAGGCATTGGTCTACAACGCCGGCCGGCTGGCCTGGCGCCTGCGGGAGCAGGGCATCACCACCGAGGCCAAGACTTCCGTGTCTGACGTGGTGACCGATGCGGATCGCGCCGCCGAGCAATTCGTTTCAGGAGTACTTGAGGCCGTCCGCCCGGAAGATGGAATCGTGGGCGAGGAAGGCGCGGCCCGGCATTCCGAATCAGGGCGTATCTGGCACATCGACCCGGTTGACGGCACGTACAACTTTGCCTCGGGTTCTGACTACTTCTGTTCCGCCCTATCCCTGTCCGATGCCGAGGGCGTCATCATGGGGGCGGTGCATCGCCCGGCGATGGGTTATACCTGGTTCGGCGGCCGCGATTTCCCAACCTCGCGCGACGGTAAGGAAGTAACCCCGCTTGCGGACAGCCCGGCCTCCCGCAGCAGCCTGGCCACGTACCTGCACCCAACGTCCATGGCCATCCCGGAGATCCGCGAGGCTTGGCAGCACGTGGCGGAAAACTTTGCCACCCTGCGCATGCTGGGCGCCGGTTCCATCGACCTGGCTAGCGTTGCGGACGGCACGTGGGGCGCCTGGGTTCAACACTCCGTGGCCGATTGGGATTGGCTTCCGGGCAAGGCTCTGGTGGAAGCCGCCGGCGGAAAGGCCATCAAGGTGGAAGCCGGCGGCGTAGAGTGGTGCGTTGCAGGAAATAAGCAGGTTGTTGCCGAAATTGAGGAGTTGTTCCGTGGGTAA
- a CDS encoding LLM class flavin-dependent oxidoreductase produces the protein MKAFGFLSFGHYAFGGTRGPSATTMAQIHLELAKAADDIGVNNASFRVHHFVPQASAPMPLLGAVAGATKRIEVGTGVIDLRYENPLYLAEEAASLYQLSGGRVALGLSRGAPEVAERGWEAFGYTAEKGNGADLAREHFEKFMAAIDGHGFATAAPLERQYPQMFQPGSPLPVFPHAPELRRCVFYGSGTHATAEQAARDGVNLMSSTLVSETSSSTLGEIQAEQISRYRAAWRDTGHGWAPRVSVSRSIFPIVDGADMQRFGMQASSSDQVGMLPDVGATTFGRTYAAEPDKLIEQLKADPAVMAADTLMLTVPTGMGVDVNVRILDNFATHVAPELGWEPNTAGPVTGYPITEAN, from the coding sequence ATGAAAGCTTTTGGATTCCTCTCATTCGGCCACTACGCCTTTGGCGGCACGCGTGGACCGAGCGCTACCACAATGGCCCAGATTCACCTGGAGCTGGCCAAGGCCGCGGACGATATAGGGGTAAATAATGCCTCCTTCCGCGTCCACCATTTCGTCCCGCAGGCGTCCGCACCCATGCCGCTGCTGGGCGCTGTAGCCGGGGCCACCAAGCGAATCGAGGTGGGCACCGGGGTCATTGACCTGCGCTATGAGAATCCGCTTTACTTGGCCGAGGAAGCGGCCTCCTTGTACCAGCTCTCCGGCGGCCGCGTGGCCCTGGGCCTTTCCCGCGGGGCACCCGAGGTGGCGGAACGCGGCTGGGAGGCCTTTGGTTACACGGCGGAGAAGGGCAATGGGGCTGATCTAGCGCGCGAGCACTTTGAGAAGTTCATGGCCGCGATAGACGGCCACGGTTTTGCCACCGCTGCCCCGCTGGAGCGGCAATACCCACAGATGTTCCAGCCCGGTTCGCCGCTGCCGGTATTTCCCCACGCGCCGGAGTTGCGCCGCTGCGTATTCTACGGTTCTGGTACCCACGCCACCGCCGAGCAGGCCGCGCGCGATGGGGTCAACCTAATGTCTTCAACCCTCGTTTCGGAGACCTCCTCATCCACTCTGGGTGAGATTCAAGCCGAACAAATTTCCCGCTACCGCGCAGCCTGGCGGGATACCGGGCATGGCTGGGCGCCGCGCGTGTCCGTGTCCCGTTCCATTTTCCCCATCGTGGACGGTGCCGATATGCAGCGCTTTGGCATGCAGGCATCGAGCTCCGATCAAGTGGGCATGCTGCCCGATGTGGGCGCCACCACCTTTGGGCGGACCTACGCGGCCGAGCCGGATAAACTCATCGAGCAGCTCAAGGCTGACCCCGCCGTAATGGCCGCGGACACCCTGATGCTTACGGTGCCCACCGGCATGGGAGTGGACGTCAACGTACGCATCCTGGATAACTTCGCCACCCACGTGGCACCCGAACTGGGGTGGGAGCCAAACACCGCAGGGCCCGTAACCGGCTACCCCATCACCGAGGCTAACTAG
- a CDS encoding S1 family peptidase, with translation MLRFSHLKKVLVGSAFAGAFLFAAPAASAQDLPDFSLDSAQIVDQVRGELSRFGIETAPVDEQVTDAVDAAADQLNQHVSRAAKAAAQAVPEAAPLIEQATQATQHYADMPATNPNPLGIEDELEQATQPEFKPQVSDPNYVWKNDLFSKVMAAKPTADYVLHRVPGSYFDAPRMPKESNQALAQGKSLYGPGTPIYVGGDTMCTLTVAGYDAQGHKVGITAGHCGDVGESVASADSWQVGDTGTVVHKDEALDYSVIELGSDAEVSRTYNGVTAYRFGGDVNPGDIMCKRGVASGTTCGMTFLVTDQLQFNQVCAMVGDSGAPVFNRGRVVGVISAGLTAGGNTLPCVTPLQGGIHVPTVTSDADAIKASMDRRGGVGAGFYLPKD, from the coding sequence ATGCTCCGCTTTTCGCACCTCAAGAAGGTCCTTGTGGGCTCGGCCTTCGCGGGTGCGTTTCTCTTTGCAGCGCCAGCTGCATCCGCCCAGGATTTACCGGACTTTTCACTCGATTCCGCGCAGATTGTCGATCAGGTGCGTGGCGAACTGAGCAGGTTTGGCATTGAGACCGCTCCGGTTGATGAGCAGGTTACGGATGCGGTGGATGCCGCAGCTGACCAGCTCAACCAGCACGTCTCACGCGCCGCTAAGGCAGCAGCTCAGGCTGTGCCGGAAGCAGCGCCACTGATTGAACAGGCAACGCAGGCTACCCAGCACTATGCCGATATGCCCGCCACGAACCCCAACCCCTTGGGGATCGAGGACGAGCTTGAGCAAGCTACCCAGCCTGAGTTCAAGCCCCAAGTTAGTGACCCAAACTACGTGTGGAAAAATGACCTGTTTTCCAAGGTGATGGCCGCAAAGCCCACCGCGGATTACGTCCTCCACCGGGTTCCGGGCTCCTATTTCGATGCGCCGCGCATGCCAAAGGAGTCCAACCAGGCACTAGCCCAGGGCAAGTCCCTATACGGGCCGGGAACGCCAATCTACGTGGGTGGGGACACCATGTGCACGCTGACCGTGGCTGGCTATGACGCCCAGGGGCACAAGGTGGGAATCACGGCCGGGCACTGCGGTGACGTTGGGGAATCCGTTGCCTCCGCCGATTCGTGGCAGGTCGGCGATACCGGCACCGTGGTGCACAAGGATGAGGCCCTGGATTATTCCGTGATTGAACTGGGCTCTGATGCAGAGGTGTCCCGCACCTATAACGGCGTCACGGCCTACCGGTTCGGCGGTGACGTCAATCCCGGTGACATCATGTGCAAGCGTGGCGTGGCTTCAGGTACCACCTGCGGCATGACCTTTTTGGTGACTGACCAGCTCCAGTTCAACCAGGTCTGCGCCATGGTCGGGGACTCCGGCGCGCCGGTATTTAACCGCGGCCGGGTGGTAGGCGTTATCTCCGCCGGCCTGACCGCGGGCGGCAACACCCTTCCATGCGTCACCCCGCTGCAGGGCGGGATTCACGTACCAACGGTTACCAGCGACGCCGATGCGATCAAGGCGTCCATGGACCGCCGTGGGGGAGTGGGGGCAGGCTTCTATCTCCCCAAGGATTAA
- the prfB gene encoding peptide chain release factor 2, producing MRPETSAAINELSATLTTIEKVMDPDALAERVRELEAQAADPSLWDDPDHAQQVTTELSATQAKLRKLSGLRGRIDDLPVMYELAEEEGDTALADSELEELRGEIEALEVTTMLSGEYDQREAVINIRSGAGGVDAADWAEMLMRMYVRWAEKKGHKVDVYDISYAEEAGIKSATFVVHGEYMYGTLSVEQGAHRLVRISPFDNQARRQTSFAEVEVLPVVEQTDSIEVPDSEVRVDVYRSSGPGGQSVNTTDSAVRLTHLPTGIVVTCQNEKSQIQNKASAMRVLQAKLLERKRQEERAEMDALGAGGNASWGNQMRSYVLHPYQMVKDLRNNFEVGDPQKVLDGDIDGLLEAGIRWRMSQESPQA from the coding sequence ATGCGACCTGAAACATCCGCCGCCATCAACGAACTCTCCGCAACCCTGACCACTATTGAGAAGGTCATGGACCCGGACGCGCTCGCGGAGCGAGTCCGGGAGCTGGAGGCCCAAGCGGCGGATCCATCACTATGGGATGACCCGGATCACGCGCAGCAGGTCACCACGGAGCTATCCGCCACTCAGGCCAAGCTGCGTAAACTCTCCGGCCTGCGCGGGCGCATCGACGACCTTCCGGTGATGTATGAACTCGCGGAGGAAGAGGGGGATACCGCCCTCGCGGACTCCGAGCTGGAGGAACTTCGCGGTGAAATCGAAGCGCTGGAGGTTACCACCATGCTCTCCGGCGAGTATGACCAGCGCGAGGCCGTCATCAATATCCGCTCCGGCGCGGGCGGGGTGGATGCGGCGGACTGGGCCGAAATGCTCATGCGCATGTATGTGCGTTGGGCGGAGAAGAAGGGGCACAAGGTCGATGTCTATGACATTTCCTACGCAGAAGAGGCCGGCATAAAGTCCGCGACCTTCGTGGTCCATGGTGAATATATGTACGGCACCCTATCGGTGGAACAAGGCGCACACCGCCTCGTGCGCATTTCGCCGTTCGATAACCAGGCCCGCCGCCAGACCTCCTTTGCCGAGGTGGAGGTCCTGCCCGTGGTTGAGCAGACGGATTCCATCGAGGTCCCCGACTCTGAGGTGCGCGTGGACGTGTACCGCTCCTCTGGGCCAGGCGGCCAGTCCGTCAACACCACTGATTCGGCCGTTCGCCTGACACACCTGCCGACGGGGATCGTGGTCACGTGCCAGAATGAGAAGTCTCAGATCCAGAATAAGGCCTCCGCCATGCGCGTGCTTCAGGCCAAGCTGCTTGAGCGCAAACGCCAGGAGGAGCGGGCGGAAATGGACGCGCTGGGTGCCGGGGGCAACGCCTCGTGGGGCAATCAGATGCGCTCATACGTGCTGCACCCCTACCAAATGGTTAAGGACCTGCGTAACAACTTCGAGGTGGGAGACCCGCAGAAGGTGCTCGACGGTGACATCGATGGATTGCTCGAGGCGGGCATCCGGTGGCGCATGTCCCAGGAGTCCCCTCAGGCATAA
- a CDS encoding alkaline phosphatase D family protein: MVNIADISLDRRTALSWGAAGAAAAGLSATGVAHAQLSSGRTAQQPSKYQPIDAELPFLHGVASGDPLPSSVVLWTRVTPDRDALPGSGLGVDVRVRWEIARDPDFADVVASGEAVASAAHDHTVHVDPHGLEAATVYYYRFTVADGSHAGATSPVGRTKTAPAADAEVEQVNFAIASCANWESGYFAAYKDMAAQGQADAFDCVVFLGDYIYEYGTGEYVGKSGVVRPHHPSWEIVTVEDYRMRYGRYRTDAHLQAAHAAAPWVVIWDDHETANNSWRHGAENHTDGYAEGTWPVRFNAAMQAYYEWMPLRQTRPSKEGHLYRNMRFGTLVELTMMDLRSYRDAETTLARYSAPDRTMMGSEQYQWLERTVTNSQARWMVMGNSVMMAPMRLLTIPGNPDADAALQHVKATTSGFPLNSDQWDGYTADRDRLLTLLAQRGGRNLFLTGDIHSEWANSIFHQGKEVACEMVTTSISAPNIDDLLTQYTGIPHNEDNPTTILVENTLRGANPWVRHVDFDAHGYGIARISSDRVDMEFRRVSSLADNNASVAPAVSVSWAPGSGFGS, translated from the coding sequence ATGGTTAACATCGCTGACATCTCACTCGACCGCCGCACCGCTTTGAGCTGGGGCGCGGCCGGCGCCGCAGCCGCAGGATTGTCCGCCACCGGTGTCGCCCACGCCCAACTCAGCAGCGGCCGCACGGCGCAGCAGCCTAGCAAGTACCAGCCCATCGACGCCGAGCTGCCCTTCCTGCACGGCGTTGCTTCGGGCGACCCGCTCCCCAGTTCCGTGGTGCTGTGGACGCGGGTGACCCCGGACCGCGACGCGCTGCCGGGATCCGGGTTGGGCGTTGACGTCCGGGTGCGGTGGGAGATTGCGCGTGATCCAGATTTCGCCGACGTGGTGGCCTCCGGCGAGGCGGTGGCCAGCGCAGCCCACGACCACACCGTGCACGTAGATCCGCACGGCTTGGAGGCGGCGACGGTCTACTACTACCGCTTTACCGTAGCTGACGGGTCCCATGCGGGGGCCACGTCCCCTGTGGGGCGCACCAAAACCGCCCCGGCCGCCGACGCGGAGGTTGAACAGGTAAACTTCGCGATCGCCTCCTGCGCCAATTGGGAGTCCGGCTATTTTGCGGCGTACAAGGACATGGCGGCCCAAGGGCAGGCGGATGCGTTCGATTGTGTAGTCTTCCTTGGCGATTACATCTACGAGTACGGCACCGGCGAATACGTTGGCAAAAGTGGTGTGGTTCGCCCGCACCATCCCAGCTGGGAGATTGTCACCGTAGAGGATTACCGCATGCGCTACGGCCGCTACCGCACGGATGCACACCTGCAGGCGGCCCATGCGGCGGCCCCGTGGGTGGTTATCTGGGATGACCACGAGACCGCCAATAACTCCTGGCGGCACGGCGCGGAAAACCATACGGACGGATACGCAGAGGGGACGTGGCCGGTGCGGTTCAACGCGGCCATGCAGGCGTACTACGAGTGGATGCCGTTGCGCCAGACCCGCCCGTCCAAGGAGGGGCACCTCTACCGCAACATGCGCTTTGGCACGTTGGTGGAGCTGACCATGATGGACCTGCGATCCTATCGCGACGCTGAGACCACCCTGGCCCGCTACTCGGCACCAGACCGCACCATGATGGGCTCGGAGCAGTACCAATGGCTAGAGCGCACGGTAACCAATTCCCAGGCGCGCTGGATGGTAATGGGCAATTCCGTCATGATGGCGCCGATGCGCCTTTTGACCATCCCGGGCAACCCTGACGCTGACGCCGCCCTCCAGCACGTCAAGGCCACCACCTCCGGCTTTCCCCTCAATTCGGATCAGTGGGACGGCTACACCGCGGACCGTGACCGCTTGCTTACACTTTTGGCCCAGCGTGGTGGGCGGAACCTGTTCCTCACCGGCGATATCCACAGCGAGTGGGCAAACAGCATCTTCCACCAGGGCAAGGAGGTGGCGTGTGAAATGGTGACCACGTCCATTTCCGCCCCCAACATTGACGATTTGCTCACCCAGTACACCGGCATCCCGCACAATGAAGATAATCCCACCACCATTCTCGTGGAGAACACCCTGCGCGGGGCCAATCCATGGGTCCGCCACGTGGATTTCGACGCGCACGGCTACGGCATCGCTCGCATCAGCTCAGACAGGGTGGACATGGAGTTTCGCCGCGTGAGCTCCTTGGCGGACAACAATGCCTCGGTGGCCCCCGCGGTGAGCGTGTCCTGGGCGCCGGGCAGCGGATTCGGTAGTTAG
- the hisN gene encoding histidinol-phosphatase produces the protein MGKYSEDLALALELAGVADAITMHRFESDSLHVKSKPDMTPVSDADLACEKAIRDKLSEARPDDEVLGEEFGGESTIEGRQWVIDPIDGTKNYVRNVPVWATLIALLEDGEPVVSVISAPAMRRRWYASRDCGAFRVVNGEARELHVSGVTKLEDASLAMSSLAGWKELGLQDKFIGLTESTWRLRGYGDFWNYCLVAEGAVDIAAEPEVSLWDLAAPALLVTEAGGVFTSLTGEPGPAGGNAVASNGHLHRAVIEALAPDAPAESN, from the coding sequence GTGGGTAAGTATTCAGAGGACTTGGCCTTGGCCCTTGAGTTGGCCGGCGTGGCAGATGCCATCACCATGCATCGCTTCGAGTCGGACAGCCTGCACGTTAAGTCCAAGCCGGACATGACCCCCGTCTCGGATGCCGACCTGGCGTGTGAGAAGGCCATCCGCGACAAGCTCTCGGAGGCCCGCCCCGATGACGAGGTTCTGGGCGAGGAATTTGGCGGCGAGTCCACCATTGAGGGCCGCCAGTGGGTCATCGACCCGATCGACGGGACTAAGAACTACGTGCGCAACGTCCCGGTATGGGCAACCCTCATCGCCCTGCTTGAGGACGGTGAGCCGGTTGTGTCTGTCATCTCCGCACCGGCGATGCGCCGCCGTTGGTATGCGTCCAGGGATTGCGGCGCTTTCCGTGTAGTCAACGGCGAGGCCAGGGAACTCCATGTCTCCGGCGTCACGAAGCTCGAGGACGCGTCCTTGGCCATGAGCTCCCTCGCCGGCTGGAAGGAACTGGGGCTGCAGGACAAGTTCATTGGGCTAACCGAATCCACCTGGCGCCTGCGCGGATACGGTGATTTTTGGAATTACTGCCTCGTTGCGGAAGGCGCCGTGGACATTGCCGCGGAGCCAGAGGTCTCCCTGTGGGATCTGGCGGCGCCCGCGTTACTGGTCACCGAGGCCGGCGGCGTCTTTACCTCCCTCACCGGCGAACCCGGCCCAGCGGGCGGCAACGCGGTGGCCTCCAATGGCCACCTGCACCGCGCGGTGATAGAAGCCTTGGCTCCGGACGCGCCGGCCGAATCCAACTAA